A genomic region of Pyrus communis chromosome 14, drPyrComm1.1, whole genome shotgun sequence contains the following coding sequences:
- the LOC137716017 gene encoding transcription repressor MYB5-like — protein sequence MRNPPSSSKATAAASATMTTASPSSSKAGIAGGSKTPCCVKVGLKRGPWTPEEDELLANYIKKEGEGRWRTLPKQAGLLRCGKSCRLRWMNYLRPSVKRGQIAPDEEDLILRLHRLLGNRWSLIAGRIPGRTDNEIKNYWNTHLSKKLISQGIDPRTHKPLNPDHHSAAADADVDNTNKSVAAAASFKANTRFSNPNPSPPPSDRLVHQGADPSINGNDGNIAIDHDLGTIVHSCANLITSINNPDASSSAAAMGTLSLRTNNNSHAGVLLGGGGNEEDEDINCCADDVFSSFLNSLINEDPFAVQHQLQQQVLHNGNVSTHAAGAGSDHVPLISMTSASTMTPSTFSWDSAVLMSSAFIQNDHQRVTDQTEQ from the exons ATGAGGAACCCCCCGTCGTCGTCGaaagcaacagcagcagcaagtGCTACGATGACAACAGCATCGCCGTCGTCGAGTAAGGCGGGGATTGCCGGAGGGAGTAAGACGCCGTGTTGCGTAAAGGTGGGTTTGAAGAGGGGGCCGTGGACTCCCGAAGAGGACGAGCTGCTGGCCAATTACATCAAGAAAGAAGGTGAAGGACGGTGGCGGACCCTCCCTAAGCAGGCTGGGTTGCTCCGCTGCGGAAAAAGCTGTCGCCTCCGCTGGATGAACTACCTCCGCCCTTCCGTTAAGCGCGGCCAGATCGCCCCCGATGAAGAAGATCTCATTCTCCGCCTCCATCGCCTCCTCGGCAATCG GTGGTCTTTGATAGCTGGGAGGATTCCAGGTCGTACGGACAATGAGATAAAGAACTACTGGAACACACACCTGAGCAAGAAGCTGATAAGCCAAGGCATAGATCCCAGAACCCACAAGCCTCTCAATCCAGATCATCACTCTGCTGCTGCCGATGCTgatgtggacaacacaaataaatcagttgctgctgctgcttctttcAAGGCCAATACCCGGTTCTCAAACCCTAATCCTAGTCCTCCTCCTTCTGATCGTCTTGTCCATCAAGGAGCGGATCCCAGTATCAACGGTAATGATGGAAACATCGCAATTGATCATGATCTGGGTACTATAGTCCATAGCTGTGCAAACTTGATCACGTCCATTAACAATCCCGATGCTTCTTCTTCGGCCGCAGCAATGGGCACTTTGAGTTTAAGGACCAACAACAACAGCCACGCTGGAGTACTACTTGGGGGAGGAGGAAATGAAGAGGACGAGGACATCAACTGTTGTGCGGACGACGTCTTCTCTTCGTTTCTGAATTCGTTGATCAACGAGGATCCATTTGCTGTACAACACCAATTGCAACAACAGGTACTGCACAATGGGAATGTTAGTACACACGCAGCTGGTGCTGGTTCCGACCACGTTCCTTTGATTTCTATGACTAGTGCTAGTACTATGACGCCGTCAACATTTAGCTGGGACTCTGCTGTGCTCATGTCTTCTGCTTTCATCCAAAATGATCACCAGAGGGTTACTGATCAAACGGAGCAGTAG